From the Deltaproteobacteria bacterium genome, one window contains:
- the polA gene encoding DNA polymerase I, producing MERLHILDAHGYVFRAYYGLAGQRVRLATAGGMPTGALYVYASMLLRLYLDEHPDRIAVVFDAPGKSFRADIDDQYKANRPELPDDLRQQMPYFQPLTEAFGWPVLSVPDVEADDVIATLVRRAVDAGLAVTIYSADKDLMQLVSDRVTVVDAMRQVVYDRDRVRDKFGVPPEQLADWLALVGDSSDNIPGMPLVGKKTATALLRDYGDIDGILAHTGDLKGKLRANFEDPVLVDRLRRSRELVALRDDVPLDVDLDALRRGPWDGTRLKALFEQLEFRGLVDRLGATGGAAADAERIEPSETARQPPVVVADAGEAAAWFRAARDAGRLAVVVEVDAQRPVRADVVGIGLAVPGRPPAYFPIGHRYLSAPPQLSRDAFVAIARDVLEDPAVAKVCHDAKNARTYLSRLGIALDGVTTDAMLAAYLLDASSDAYPLHEVVRDYAGADIPARVDLTGKGKAARGFDAVAIDRAAEYAGGAAAALLPAADALRERLRAADLERLHDELELPLARVLSDMERAGVRVDVACLRALGDRLSAHIAALERRVHELAGEPFNLGSPKQVAAVLFDRLGLDSPRMRKTKTGYSTDHEVLEAMRDLHPIVAPILEHRELVKLKGTYIDALPPLVNPDTGRVHTQFRQAVAATGRLSSSDPNLQNIPIRTELGREIRRAFVAEPGRKLLSCDYSQIELRLLAHYCEDPVLVSAFRDGVDIHTRTAAEVFGLAPDAVGPVERRVAKAVNYGLIYGQSAFGLSRALDIPREVAEDYIQRYFARFTRVQAFLDDIVASARRLGYSTTILGRRRPIPNLGSRNVRLRRAAERVARNTPLQGSGADILKLAMLRADQILRDERLPARLVLTVHDELVFEVDAGAAADVAERVRRAMETVYELRVPLVVDVGIADNWADAH from the coding sequence ATGGAACGGCTGCACATCCTCGACGCGCACGGCTACGTGTTTCGCGCTTACTACGGCCTGGCGGGCCAGCGGGTGCGCCTGGCGACGGCCGGCGGCATGCCCACCGGGGCGCTGTACGTGTACGCGTCGATGCTGCTGCGGTTGTACCTCGACGAACATCCGGATCGGATTGCGGTGGTGTTCGACGCGCCGGGCAAGTCGTTTCGCGCCGACATCGACGATCAGTACAAGGCGAACCGCCCGGAGTTGCCGGACGACCTGCGCCAGCAGATGCCGTACTTCCAGCCGCTGACGGAGGCGTTCGGCTGGCCCGTTCTGTCTGTGCCCGACGTCGAGGCCGACGACGTGATCGCGACGCTCGTGCGCCGCGCCGTCGACGCCGGCCTGGCGGTGACGATCTATTCCGCCGACAAGGATCTCATGCAGCTCGTGAGCGACCGGGTGACGGTCGTCGACGCGATGCGCCAGGTCGTCTACGATCGCGACCGCGTGCGCGACAAGTTCGGCGTGCCGCCGGAGCAGCTCGCCGACTGGCTGGCGCTGGTCGGGGACAGCTCCGACAACATCCCGGGCATGCCGCTGGTCGGAAAAAAGACGGCCACTGCGCTGCTGCGCGACTACGGCGACATCGACGGCATCCTCGCACACACGGGAGATCTCAAGGGAAAGCTGCGCGCGAACTTCGAAGACCCGGTGCTCGTGGACCGGCTGCGGCGGTCGCGCGAACTGGTCGCCTTGCGCGACGACGTGCCGCTCGACGTCGACCTCGACGCGCTGCGCCGCGGGCCGTGGGACGGCACGCGCCTCAAGGCGCTGTTCGAGCAGCTCGAGTTCCGTGGCCTCGTCGACCGCCTTGGCGCGACCGGCGGCGCGGCGGCGGACGCGGAGCGGATCGAGCCGAGCGAGACGGCGCGGCAGCCGCCGGTGGTCGTGGCCGATGCCGGTGAAGCCGCGGCGTGGTTTCGCGCCGCGCGCGATGCTGGCCGCCTGGCCGTCGTGGTCGAGGTGGATGCGCAGCGGCCGGTGCGGGCCGACGTGGTCGGAATCGGACTGGCGGTGCCGGGCCGGCCGCCGGCGTACTTCCCGATCGGCCACCGCTATCTGAGCGCACCGCCGCAGTTGTCGCGGGATGCGTTCGTCGCGATCGCGCGCGATGTGCTCGAGGATCCGGCCGTGGCGAAGGTCTGCCACGACGCCAAGAATGCGCGCACGTACTTGTCGCGCCTCGGCATCGCGCTCGACGGCGTGACCACCGACGCGATGCTCGCGGCGTACTTGCTCGACGCATCGTCGGACGCCTATCCGCTGCACGAGGTCGTCCGCGACTACGCGGGGGCGGACATCCCGGCGCGGGTCGACCTCACCGGCAAGGGGAAGGCGGCGCGCGGGTTCGATGCCGTGGCCATCGATCGCGCCGCGGAGTACGCCGGCGGGGCGGCGGCGGCGCTGTTGCCGGCGGCGGATGCGTTGCGCGAGCGGCTCCGCGCGGCGGATCTCGAGCGGCTGCACGACGAGCTGGAGCTGCCGCTGGCGCGCGTGCTGTCCGACATGGAGCGCGCGGGCGTGCGGGTCGACGTGGCGTGCCTGCGCGCCCTCGGCGATCGTCTCAGCGCGCACATCGCGGCGCTCGAGCGCCGCGTGCACGAGCTGGCCGGCGAACCGTTCAATCTCGGGTCGCCCAAACAGGTCGCCGCCGTGCTGTTCGATCGCCTCGGTCTCGACAGTCCGCGCATGCGCAAGACGAAGACCGGCTATTCCACCGATCACGAAGTGCTCGAGGCCATGCGCGACCTGCATCCCATCGTCGCACCGATCCTCGAGCACCGCGAACTGGTCAAACTCAAGGGGACGTACATCGACGCGCTGCCTCCGCTGGTCAACCCCGACACCGGGCGCGTCCACACCCAGTTTCGCCAGGCGGTCGCGGCCACCGGCCGGCTGTCGTCTTCCGACCCGAACCTGCAGAACATCCCGATCCGTACGGAACTCGGTCGCGAAATCCGCCGCGCGTTCGTGGCCGAGCCCGGGCGCAAACTGCTGAGCTGCGACTACTCGCAGATCGAACTGCGCTTGCTGGCCCACTACTGCGAGGATCCGGTCCTGGTGTCCGCGTTTCGCGACGGCGTCGACATCCATACGCGCACGGCGGCAGAGGTGTTCGGGCTGGCGCCGGACGCGGTCGGGCCGGTCGAGCGCCGCGTCGCCAAGGCGGTCAACTACGGGCTCATCTACGGCCAGTCGGCGTTCGGTCTCAGCCGTGCGCTCGACATCCCGCGCGAGGTCGCCGAGGACTACATCCAGCGCTATTTCGCGCGGTTCACCCGCGTCCAGGCGTTCCTCGACGATATCGTGGCGTCCGCGCGGCGACTCGGCTACAGCACGACCATCCTCGGGCGCCGGCGGCCGATCCCGAACCTCGGGTCGCGCAACGTGCGGCTGCGGCGCGCGGCCGAGCGGGTCGCGAGAAATACGCCCCTGCAGGGCAGCGGGGCCGATATATTGAAGCTGGCGATGTTGCGAGCCGATCAGATCCTGCGCGACGAGCGGCTGCCCGCGCGGCTGGTGTTGACCGTGCACGACGAGCTGGTGTTCGAGGTGGACGCCGGCGCCGCCGCGGACGTGGCCGAGCGCGTGCGGCGCGCGATGGAGACGGTGTACGAGCTGCGCGTGCCCCTCGTGGTGGACGTGGGGATCGCGGACAACTGGGCCGATGCGCACTGA